Proteins from a genomic interval of Aquabacterium sp. J223:
- a CDS encoding LysR family transcriptional regulator: MELRQLKYFVALAEELHFRRAAARLSMSQPPLSSAIKQVEEELGTRLFERNTKVVSLTPAGAAFYPEALKVLAQLEQACATTRDVGAGKRGQLRIGFVGGMLLRGIPEAVSRHDQEARNVTISLREMSSAEQLYAIAHGQLAAGFLHAGVLPADLDSLVIRSERFVACLPADHPCAAQPHLDLKQLSGEDMVLFARDASPSYYDSVVALCAAAGFSPRVRHEVTHWLTALVLVSRGAGVAVVPDAFVNAGLQGVRYVALRPSQTRSIAYLVWKRGGTDPALLEFVAYMQGWCRKPADALTDRRPATGARPGRPPRRRT, from the coding sequence ATGGAACTCCGGCAGCTCAAGTACTTCGTCGCCCTGGCGGAAGAACTGCACTTCCGACGCGCCGCCGCGCGACTCTCGATGTCGCAGCCGCCCTTGAGCAGCGCCATCAAGCAGGTCGAGGAGGAGCTGGGCACGCGGCTGTTCGAGCGCAACACCAAGGTGGTGTCCCTGACGCCCGCCGGTGCCGCGTTCTATCCGGAGGCGCTCAAGGTCCTTGCGCAGCTGGAACAGGCCTGCGCCACCACACGCGACGTCGGCGCCGGCAAGCGGGGCCAGCTGCGCATCGGCTTCGTCGGCGGGATGCTGCTGCGCGGCATCCCGGAGGCGGTGTCCCGCCATGACCAAGAGGCGAGGAACGTCACCATCTCCCTGCGCGAGATGAGCTCGGCCGAACAGCTCTACGCCATCGCGCACGGGCAGCTCGCCGCGGGCTTCCTGCACGCGGGCGTCCTGCCCGCGGACCTGGACAGCCTGGTCATCCGCAGCGAGCGTTTCGTCGCCTGCCTGCCGGCTGACCATCCTTGCGCCGCTCAACCCCATCTCGACCTGAAGCAGCTGTCAGGCGAGGACATGGTGCTGTTCGCCCGTGACGCGTCGCCCAGCTACTACGACAGCGTGGTCGCCCTCTGCGCGGCGGCCGGCTTCTCGCCGCGCGTGCGGCATGAGGTGACGCACTGGTTGACCGCACTGGTGCTCGTTTCCCGAGGCGCGGGCGTGGCCGTCGTGCCGGACGCCTTCGTCAACGCCGGCCTGCAAGGCGTCCGGTACGTCGCGCTGCGGCCATCGCAGACCAGGTCCATCGCCTACCTGGTCTGGAAGCGCGGCGGCACCGACCCCGCGCTGCTCGAATTCGTCGCCTACATGCAAGGATGGTGCAGAAAGCCCGCGGACGCCCTGACCGACCGCCGTCCGGCGACGGGCGCTCGGCCGGGCAGGCCC